The nucleotide sequence TTTGCAGCTGCCGCATTTAATTATCATAGTTATTTGAAAATTTAGTATAGGAATGTTTGTTTATGGGTAACATAGTCATAATGACGATTGAAAAGAAGGGAAGACATACACTATGAGAAAAAGACAAAGAAAATCATTTGCTGAGCTTGTAAAAGAAAATAAAAGTGAGTTGTTAAGAAATCCGACAGCAATGAAAGAAATAGAGGAAAGATTGGAAGAGCGGTTAGAAATAAGGAGATCTGTGAAATAGGGATCTCAAGGCTTACGCGGAGATTGACTATACATAAAAGCGGCCTAACGTTTAATAGTAACGTTGGACCGCTTTTTTG is from Bacillus sp. PK3_68 and encodes:
- a CDS encoding FbpB family small basic protein codes for the protein MRKRQRKSFAELVKENKSELLRNPTAMKEIEERLEERLEIRRSVK